A single genomic interval of Hevea brasiliensis isolate MT/VB/25A 57/8 chromosome 4, ASM3005281v1, whole genome shotgun sequence harbors:
- the LOC131179401 gene encoding uncharacterized protein LOC131179401: MSSYTKFFKEILSKKKRLEDYETVPLTEECSAILQNKLPPKLKDPGSFSTPCLIGNITIDKALCDLGASVSLMPLSICQKPEVGKLKPITISLQLAHRSVKYPVGILENIPIKVGKFFIPVDFVVLEIEEDAQIPIILGRPFLAITRAIKDVKNGQLTLKVGDEEVEFNLLRTMKHKLEPDECLKVDTVDKIAEEEFQLAIPKSET; the protein is encoded by the coding sequence ATGTCATCCTACACCAAGTTCTTTAAAGAAATTCTATCAAAGAAGAAAAGGTTGGAAGACTATGAGACTGTTCCTCTTACAGAGGAATGCAGCGCCATACTGCAAAATAAACTACCACCAAAGctgaaggatccaggaagcttctccacacCTTGTCTTATTGGCAACATAACTATAGACAAGGCACTCTGTGACCTAGGTGCAAGTGTAAGTctgatgcctctatcaatatgtcaAAAGCCGGAGGTAGGAAAACTCAAACCCATAACAATTTCACTGCAACTGGCTCATCGATCTGTAAAGTACCCTGTGGGCATCCtagagaacatccctatcaaggtGGGAAAGTTTTTCATCCCAGTTGATTTTGTTGTTTTGGAAATAGAGGAAGATGCCCAAAttcctatcatcctgggaagacctttcttggcTATCACCAGAGCCATCAAAGATGTTAAGAATGGGCagttaactctcaaggtaggagacgaagaagtggaattcaacctgCTCAGAACAATGAAGCACAAACTTGAACCTGATGAGTGCTTAAAGGTTGACACAGTTGACAAGATAGCTGAAGAGGAATTTCAGCTAGCTATTCCAAAATCAGAGACATAA